In the genome of Thiomicrospira aerophila AL3, one region contains:
- a CDS encoding chemotaxis protein CheA produces the protein MDEEILQDFLVEADELLVQLDEQLISLEAAPDDGELLNAIFRGFHTIKGGAGFLGVNSLVSVCHLAENVFDRIRNQQLAYDAQVADTILKAFDVIRAMISALQQGERELQDAPSEVLKALESIYRGELVAESATDEALEDVEAETDDLIAVASPPLALPDDVDPDGDMTDEEFEALLAQRDALTQSPLAEPVVELELPDGVDPDGEITDEEFEALLAQRDEKIAAPEPTKPKSAVSTASAAKVTDVKPKPVEVPAAKPVAVKPTATTTSPAAAQPAAAPESTVRVDTKRLDEIMNLVGELVLVRNRLLTIRSHDGGVEALANAVSNLDHVTTDLQNAVMKTRMQPVKKVFGRFPRVVRDLARKLGKHIDLELRGEETDLDKNLVEALSDPLVHLVRNSVDHGIELPDERIKNGKDKTGKIILAAEQEGDHILLSILDDGKGMDPDLLRRKAVEKGLMDELAAQQLDDRQAYMLIMAAGFSTAEKVSDISGRGVGMDVVKNMITKLNGSIEIDSKYGEGTRILIRVPLTLAILPTLMVSFDGDSYAVPLTSVQEIFDYNADNVNFIDNRKMVRLRDKSVPLLFLSNWLKPDQAISDFKGYKVVIVSFGSQRVGMVVEQVNGQEEVVIKPLGVKLSNLRGYAGATITGNGNIALILDVPGVVERFQ, from the coding sequence GTGGATGAGGAAATCTTACAGGATTTTTTAGTTGAAGCTGATGAGTTACTTGTTCAGTTGGATGAGCAGTTGATTTCGCTTGAAGCGGCTCCAGATGATGGGGAGTTGCTGAATGCCATCTTCCGTGGTTTTCACACGATTAAAGGCGGCGCCGGCTTTTTAGGTGTTAATTCGTTGGTAAGCGTGTGCCATCTTGCTGAAAATGTTTTTGATCGTATTCGCAATCAACAATTGGCCTATGATGCGCAGGTAGCTGATACCATTTTAAAAGCCTTTGATGTTATTCGGGCGATGATTAGTGCTTTGCAGCAGGGTGAGCGCGAACTTCAAGATGCACCCAGTGAGGTTTTGAAAGCACTTGAGTCAATCTATCGCGGTGAGCTGGTTGCTGAAAGCGCCACTGATGAGGCCCTTGAAGATGTAGAAGCTGAAACGGATGATTTAATTGCTGTTGCTAGCCCTCCTCTTGCTTTGCCTGATGATGTTGATCCTGATGGTGATATGACCGATGAGGAGTTTGAGGCGTTGCTTGCTCAACGAGATGCGCTTACTCAGAGTCCACTTGCCGAACCCGTTGTCGAACTTGAGCTCCCTGATGGGGTTGACCCTGACGGTGAGATAACTGACGAAGAATTTGAAGCGTTGCTCGCTCAGCGCGATGAAAAAATAGCCGCTCCTGAGCCAACCAAACCAAAGTCAGCTGTTTCGACCGCATCCGCGGCTAAAGTTACAGATGTTAAGCCCAAGCCTGTAGAGGTGCCTGCCGCTAAACCTGTAGCTGTAAAACCGACTGCCACAACAACTAGTCCAGCCGCCGCACAACCTGCTGCTGCGCCAGAGTCAACTGTTCGAGTAGATACAAAACGCTTAGATGAGATTATGAACCTGGTGGGTGAGCTGGTATTGGTGCGCAATAGATTGTTAACCATTCGAAGCCATGACGGTGGTGTTGAGGCGCTAGCAAACGCAGTTTCCAATTTGGATCATGTCACCACTGATTTGCAAAATGCGGTTATGAAAACACGGATGCAGCCGGTTAAAAAAGTATTTGGACGCTTTCCTCGTGTTGTACGTGATTTGGCTAGAAAGCTTGGTAAGCATATTGATCTCGAGTTGCGTGGTGAAGAAACTGACTTAGATAAGAATCTAGTTGAGGCCTTATCCGATCCGCTAGTGCACCTAGTCCGCAACTCTGTAGATCACGGTATTGAGTTACCTGATGAAAGAATTAAAAACGGTAAAGATAAAACAGGAAAAATCATTCTTGCTGCAGAGCAGGAGGGCGATCATATTCTGCTATCAATTCTCGATGATGGTAAGGGGATGGATCCTGATTTATTGCGTCGTAAAGCGGTTGAAAAAGGCTTGATGGATGAATTGGCGGCTCAGCAATTAGATGATCGTCAGGCCTATATGTTGATTATGGCTGCAGGTTTCTCTACTGCTGAAAAGGTGAGTGACATATCGGGTCGTGGCGTGGGTATGGATGTGGTCAAAAATATGATCACCAAACTCAATGGTAGTATTGAAATCGACTCAAAATATGGTGAGGGTACGCGGATTTTAATTCGTGTGCCATTGACCTTGGCTATTTTGCCTACCTTGATGGTCTCTTTTGATGGCGATAGCTATGCGGTACCTTTGACGAGTGTGCAAGAGATTTTTGATTACAATGCGGATAACGTCAATTTTATTGATAATCGTAAGATGGTACGCTTGAGAGACAAAAGTGTGCCATTGTTATTTCTGTCTAATTGGCTGAAACCAGATCAGGCTATCAGCGATTTTAAGGGCTATAAAGTCGTTATTGTTTCTTTTGGCAGTCAGCGGGTTGGTATGGTCGTTGAACAGGTAAACGGTCAAGAAGAAGTCGTGATCAAACCTTTGGGGGTCAAGTTGTCAAATTTACGAGGTTATGCCGGCGCGACGATTACAGGCAATGGTAATATTGCACTTATTTTAGATGTCCCTGGCGTTGTTGAACGTTTTCAATAG
- a CDS encoding protein phosphatase CheZ, whose protein sequence is MQDASTVQTSSALQQLTEFWQNEFGDQQAQWLESYEYLFEQSQQTANTVLEVCEQLQFNVDDGDQATHVALQKIMQAQEFADLHGQILNRLTSELRSQHEKMREILGEYRTNSDDDAEQREQGMGPNITRRSKQDSVSSQQEADDLLAQLGL, encoded by the coding sequence ATGCAAGATGCTAGCACAGTGCAGACCTCATCTGCATTACAACAACTAACTGAGTTTTGGCAGAATGAGTTTGGCGATCAACAAGCACAATGGCTTGAATCTTATGAGTATTTATTCGAGCAGAGTCAACAGACCGCAAATACTGTTCTTGAAGTTTGCGAGCAGTTACAGTTCAACGTGGATGATGGCGATCAGGCTACACATGTAGCCTTACAAAAAATCATGCAAGCTCAAGAGTTTGCGGATTTGCACGGACAGATTTTAAATCGTTTGACGTCTGAATTGCGTAGTCAGCATGAAAAGATGCGCGAAATATTAGGCGAGTATCGCACTAATAGTGATGATGATGCTGAACAGCGCGAGCAGGGTATGGGCCCAAATATTACCAGACGCAGTAAACAAGATAGCGTGTCTTCTCAGCAAGAAGCCGATGACCTATTGGCTCAACTGGGTCTCTAG
- a CDS encoding chemotaxis response regulator CheY — MINRDIKILVVDDFSTMRRIVKNLLKELGFNDFDEADDGATAWPMVQTGKYDFIVSDWNMPKMTGIELLRRVRADQQLKDTPFLLITAEAKRSQILEAAQAGVDGYIVKPFTATTLNEKIEKIFERVAQRSS; from the coding sequence ATGATAAATCGTGACATAAAAATTCTTGTAGTTGATGACTTTTCAACCATGCGCAGAATTGTTAAAAATCTGTTAAAAGAATTAGGGTTTAACGACTTTGATGAAGCAGACGACGGTGCAACTGCGTGGCCGATGGTACAAACGGGTAAATACGATTTTATTGTCAGTGACTGGAATATGCCTAAGATGACAGGCATTGAGTTATTGCGTCGTGTTAGAGCAGATCAGCAATTAAAGGATACGCCTTTCTTATTGATCACGGCTGAAGCTAAACGCAGTCAAATCTTGGAAGCGGCTCAAGCCGGTGTGGATGGCTACATAGTTAAGCCTTTTACGGCAACTACGCTTAATGAAAAGATTGAAAAGATTTTTGAGCGTGTTGCACAGCGTTCATCCTAA
- a CDS encoding RNA polymerase sigma factor FliA, whose translation MSHTRAYQSVANQQQPTWQEVEQHMPLVKKIAYHMRGRLPSSVLVDDLIQAGVVGLLEALQKYAQQQGASFETYASIRIRGAMIDEIRRGDWTPRSVHRKSREISRVIAELESKLGRQPTDDEISNGLGITIAEYHQMLQDSQGASLLSIDEPDHFELAESHISDDKDDNPLSLLAQDDFKQALVGHIDQLPEKEKLVMALYYDEELNLKEIGEVLGVSESRVSQIHSSAIKRLRSKLVNWT comes from the coding sequence ATGAGTCATACGCGAGCCTATCAAAGCGTCGCTAATCAGCAGCAACCAACTTGGCAAGAAGTTGAACAGCACATGCCACTGGTCAAGAAAATTGCTTATCATATGCGAGGGCGTTTACCTAGTTCTGTATTGGTAGATGATTTGATTCAGGCTGGTGTGGTTGGCTTATTAGAGGCTTTGCAAAAATATGCCCAACAGCAGGGTGCGAGTTTCGAGACCTATGCTTCGATTCGAATTCGCGGGGCGATGATAGATGAAATTAGACGTGGTGATTGGACACCACGTTCGGTTCACCGTAAATCACGCGAGATTAGTAGGGTGATTGCTGAGCTTGAAAGTAAGCTCGGACGTCAGCCAACAGATGATGAGATTTCCAATGGTTTAGGCATAACAATTGCTGAGTATCATCAAATGCTACAGGACTCGCAAGGCGCATCACTACTATCGATTGATGAACCTGATCATTTTGAATTGGCTGAATCGCACATTTCAGATGACAAAGATGATAATCCATTAAGTCTACTTGCTCAGGATGATTTCAAGCAGGCTTTGGTAGGGCATATCGACCAGCTACCAGAAAAGGAAAAGCTTGTTATGGCTCTGTATTATGATGAAGAGCTTAATCTAAAGGAAATTGGTGAAGTATTAGGTGTGAGCGAATCGAGGGTTAGTCAAATTCACTCTTCGGCGATTAAGCGATTACGTTCAAAGCTAGTAAACTGGACATAA
- a CDS encoding MinD/ParA family protein — MHNDQAAGLRAMKGQIKQKVSASAPVLSDESSNDNRVRVIAVASGKGGVGKTNVSVNLGVALSKMGQKVMVMDADFSLANVDIMLGLNTPFNLSHVINGQKTLREIIQDGPAGLKIIPASSGVKRLANLSPQENLGLLKEFERLGTDMDLLIVDTAAGIADSVVTFCQAADDVLIVVCDEPASITDAYALVKVLSRDYSVKNFKLVVNMSRSPAHSNRLYEKFSSVCTQYLKVSISLFGSIPFDQDLRSAVQKQVPVVISYPSSHAAKAFDKMAQNLHASANSDSAGYFGQFVRNFLRM, encoded by the coding sequence GTGCATAATGACCAAGCTGCCGGACTGCGAGCGATGAAGGGGCAGATCAAACAAAAGGTTTCTGCATCCGCCCCTGTATTGTCTGACGAATCGTCAAATGATAATCGAGTAAGAGTAATAGCTGTTGCCAGTGGCAAAGGTGGTGTGGGTAAAACAAATGTATCTGTTAACCTAGGCGTGGCGCTCTCCAAAATGGGCCAGAAAGTGATGGTGATGGACGCAGATTTTAGTCTGGCTAATGTCGACATTATGCTAGGTCTAAATACGCCTTTTAATTTGTCGCATGTTATAAATGGTCAAAAAACTTTGCGCGAGATTATTCAGGATGGTCCGGCAGGTTTAAAAATTATTCCTGCTTCGTCAGGGGTGAAGCGATTGGCTAATTTGTCCCCGCAAGAAAACCTAGGATTGCTGAAAGAGTTTGAGCGCCTTGGGACAGATATGGATTTACTGATTGTAGATACAGCGGCCGGTATAGCTGACAGCGTAGTCACTTTCTGCCAAGCCGCTGATGATGTATTGATTGTGGTCTGTGATGAACCCGCTTCTATTACTGATGCTTATGCGTTAGTGAAGGTATTGAGTCGAGACTATAGCGTTAAAAATTTCAAGCTAGTCGTTAATATGAGTCGCTCACCGGCACATAGTAATCGACTCTATGAAAAGTTCTCTAGTGTTTGTACGCAATATTTAAAAGTATCCATTTCGTTGTTTGGTTCGATCCCATTTGACCAAGACCTGCGGTCAGCTGTACAAAAACAAGTGCCGGTAGTGATAAGTTATCCATCTAGTCATGCTGCAAAAGCATTTGATAAGATGGCGCAAAATTTGCATGCTTCTGCAAATAGTGATTCGGCAGGCTATTTTGGGCAGTTTGTACGTAATTTTTTGAGAATGTAA
- the flhF gene encoding flagellar biosynthesis protein FlhF, which translates to MKVKRFSADTMRQAMAQVRQELGDDAVIISSRQLDRGVEVVVSLDARPTTSLSAESSAFLRPELVSMSHQQDLDRMAQDIQALKSLVEQQLSSLAWGQVAQAKPAKMRLIKRLMAIGLSVELCQKLVADCDQDEDQAWSFLMQDIESMLPIMQQDVIEQGGIIALVGPTGVGKTTSIAKIASRFVLRYGASHLALITTDCYKIGAQEQLKTFADLIGVPVYIANTQVELNVLLDTLTSKRLILIDTAGMSQRDLHLSRQLTAGQSPQRPLRNLLVLSAATQLNVMRDIVHSFGQVTLHGCILTKLDEALQLGHAMNVLIDSGLPLAYTSVGQRVPEDLQRLSAHELVDRAMLLGQQNLAQNTTDYDQLLKMGWAKEVSGA; encoded by the coding sequence GTGAAAGTTAAACGTTTTTCGGCAGATACCATGCGACAGGCGATGGCTCAGGTTCGACAAGAGCTTGGTGATGATGCGGTCATTATTTCATCTAGGCAGTTGGACCGAGGTGTTGAAGTGGTCGTCAGTTTAGATGCTAGGCCGACAACTTCACTATCGGCCGAGTCGTCGGCTTTTTTGCGTCCAGAATTAGTGTCTATGAGTCATCAGCAAGACTTAGATCGTATGGCACAAGATATTCAAGCCTTGAAAAGTCTAGTTGAGCAGCAATTATCTAGTTTAGCTTGGGGGCAAGTTGCTCAGGCAAAGCCCGCTAAAATGCGCTTAATAAAACGCTTGATGGCAATTGGATTAAGCGTTGAGTTGTGTCAAAAGTTAGTGGCTGACTGTGATCAAGATGAAGATCAGGCTTGGTCGTTTCTTATGCAAGATATTGAGTCTATGCTACCCATTATGCAGCAGGATGTAATTGAGCAGGGCGGTATTATCGCACTAGTAGGGCCTACTGGGGTTGGCAAGACGACTAGTATTGCAAAAATTGCGAGTCGGTTTGTGTTGCGTTATGGTGCTAGTCATTTAGCTTTGATTACTACCGATTGTTATAAAATTGGTGCACAAGAGCAGTTGAAGACCTTTGCAGATTTGATTGGTGTACCGGTTTATATTGCTAATACGCAAGTAGAGTTAAACGTTTTGCTTGATACTCTGACAAGTAAGCGATTAATTTTGATTGATACGGCTGGAATGAGTCAGCGTGATTTGCATTTGTCACGGCAGCTGACTGCGGGTCAGTCCCCGCAGCGGCCTTTGCGTAATTTGTTAGTTCTTTCTGCCGCTACGCAGCTCAATGTTATGCGGGATATCGTTCATTCATTTGGGCAGGTCACTTTACACGGTTGTATTTTAACTAAACTCGATGAGGCACTTCAGTTGGGGCATGCAATGAATGTCTTGATAGATTCCGGTTTACCTTTGGCTTACACCTCAGTTGGTCAACGTGTTCCTGAAGATTTACAGCGGTTGAGTGCTCATGAGTTAGTCGATCGCGCCATGTTGTTAGGGCAGCAAAACTTAGCTCAAAATACTACAGATTATGACCAGCTACTTAAAATGGGTTGGGCTAAGGAGGTGAGCGGTGCATAA
- the flhA gene encoding flagellar biosynthesis protein FlhA codes for MIAQTSRLQQVQRWFKQGLGAPLVILALLGMITIPLPPWLLDVFFTFNIVLSLVILMVTVYAKKVLDFAVFPTIILVATLFRLSLNIASTRVILLEGQNGGDAAGKVIEAFGAFVIGGNYAVGIIIFAILVIINFVVVTKGAGRVAEVSARFTLDSMPGKQMAIDADLSAGLITQEQAQERRKEITQEADFYGSMDGASKFVRGDAIAGIIILLINLIGGFAIGVGQHGLTFGEAVEIYTLLTIGDGLVAQIPALLLSSATAIIVTRVSGDTKDMGEQVENQLFSDPKALAVTAGIMGAMGVIPGMPNLAFLSFAAIAGGAAYWIYHNQQQAKLVQPSLSDPKDDTPAKPAELGWDDVNQVDLLGLEVGYRIISLVDQSQNGQLLDRVRGVRRKISQELGFLVSPVHIRDNLELKPNQYRIMLMGVAVGEGEVMPDRELAINPGQVFGEIAGAKTKDPTFGLEAVWIKLEDREEAQALGYTVVDASTVIATHISQVIQDNAAQLLGFDETQQLLDKLKQSSPKLVDHLVPDSLPLATVVKVLQGLLAEKVPIKDLRNIIAALAEKAVQTKDAAQLLMHVRAALGRAIVQAIIGMKTSMQVITLDPSLEQLLMQASQGAPEGQLAIEPGLAERLHKTLRSEVEKLEGQGEPAILLVSPQIRVQLARLFRFSLPSLNILAYTEVPEGLQIGVVARVGNS; via the coding sequence ATGATCGCCCAAACATCACGTTTACAACAAGTGCAACGCTGGTTTAAGCAAGGTTTGGGCGCACCACTTGTTATCCTAGCCCTATTAGGCATGATTACGATTCCATTGCCACCTTGGTTGTTGGACGTTTTTTTTACCTTCAATATTGTGTTGTCCTTGGTTATTTTGATGGTCACGGTCTATGCAAAGAAGGTACTCGATTTCGCGGTCTTTCCGACTATTATTCTTGTTGCCACTTTATTTCGCTTGTCGCTGAATATTGCCTCTACTCGAGTCATCCTGCTTGAAGGTCAAAACGGTGGAGATGCTGCTGGAAAGGTTATTGAGGCTTTTGGTGCCTTTGTTATCGGTGGCAACTATGCAGTGGGAATTATCATCTTTGCCATTTTGGTTATTATTAACTTCGTTGTGGTCACTAAAGGCGCAGGACGCGTTGCTGAGGTTAGCGCTCGTTTTACCCTAGACTCTATGCCGGGTAAACAGATGGCTATTGATGCTGATTTGAGTGCAGGCTTGATCACGCAAGAGCAAGCACAGGAGCGTCGTAAAGAAATTACCCAAGAAGCGGATTTTTACGGCTCAATGGATGGTGCCAGTAAGTTTGTTCGGGGTGATGCGATTGCCGGTATTATTATTTTACTTATTAACCTAATCGGTGGTTTTGCCATTGGCGTTGGTCAGCACGGTTTGACATTTGGCGAGGCGGTTGAAATCTATACCTTGTTAACAATTGGTGATGGTTTGGTCGCACAAATTCCTGCGTTATTGCTTTCATCAGCAACCGCTATAATTGTGACCCGTGTTTCAGGTGATACCAAGGATATGGGGGAGCAAGTTGAAAATCAATTGTTTTCCGATCCTAAGGCATTGGCGGTGACTGCGGGTATTATGGGAGCAATGGGGGTGATTCCCGGTATGCCCAATCTTGCTTTTTTATCCTTTGCAGCGATCGCTGGCGGGGCCGCTTATTGGATTTATCATAACCAACAACAAGCTAAGTTAGTGCAGCCATCCTTATCGGATCCCAAAGATGATACGCCAGCCAAACCAGCTGAATTAGGTTGGGATGATGTGAATCAAGTGGATTTGTTGGGCCTAGAGGTAGGATACCGCATTATTTCATTGGTTGATCAGTCTCAAAATGGCCAACTATTAGATCGTGTGCGCGGGGTTCGGCGTAAAATTTCTCAAGAGTTGGGTTTTCTGGTTTCTCCTGTGCATATCCGAGATAATCTTGAGCTTAAACCTAATCAATACCGGATTATGTTGATGGGTGTTGCGGTTGGAGAGGGTGAGGTCATGCCAGACCGAGAATTAGCGATTAACCCTGGTCAGGTATTTGGTGAGATTGCGGGTGCTAAAACGAAAGATCCCACTTTTGGTCTAGAAGCCGTTTGGATTAAACTAGAAGATCGTGAGGAAGCACAAGCTCTAGGTTATACTGTGGTCGATGCCAGTACCGTTATTGCTACACATATCAGCCAGGTAATTCAAGATAATGCTGCGCAGCTGTTAGGTTTTGATGAAACCCAGCAATTGTTGGATAAGTTGAAGCAAAGTTCACCTAAACTGGTTGATCATCTCGTGCCTGATAGTTTACCTCTGGCTACGGTGGTGAAAGTATTACAAGGCTTATTGGCGGAAAAAGTTCCGATTAAAGATTTGCGAAATATTATTGCGGCGCTTGCTGAAAAAGCGGTGCAGACCAAAGATGCCGCCCAGCTATTAATGCATGTTCGAGCTGCACTTGGCCGTGCGATTGTACAAGCTATTATTGGTATGAAAACAAGTATGCAGGTGATCACGCTTGATCCATCTCTTGAGCAGTTATTGATGCAGGCTAGCCAAGGTGCACCTGAAGGACAATTAGCGATTGAACCAGGTCTTGCTGAGCGGCTACACAAAACGCTTAGAAGTGAAGTTGAAAAACTGGAGGGTCAGGGTGAGCCTGCTATTTTATTAGTTTCGCCTCAAATTCGTGTGCAATTGGCTAGGCTGTTTCGTTTCAGTTTGCCAAGCTTAAATATATTGGCTTACACTGAAGTGCCTGAAGGGCTTCAAATAGGCGTAGTAGCTCGGGTAGGTAATAGTTGA